The following proteins are co-located in the Paenibacillus sp. JNUCC32 genome:
- a CDS encoding Gfo/Idh/MocA family protein, protein MNKITIAVIGCGTIANSAHIPAYMANEDAEIKYFCDILKDRADAAVAKYECGQAIEDYNQILNDPEVDAVSICTPNDVHASIAIDCLRAGKHVLCEKPAARTYAEALEMQKVQHETGKTLNIGVVNRYNESVNRIRKMIQNGDLGELYHVYASFRSHRSIPGLGGAFTTKAIAGGGALIDWGVHFLDVVMYCTGDPKPKTVSGQAYCKLGKDMENYTFLKMWAGPPKYDGTYDVDDFVTALVRTEGPTISLNGAWAQNIGAEEMFIDFLGDKGGIRLKYGADFTFYTTEDGALIETTPKFNLGSMFQNEIDGFIRCIQTGEKQPSHIDTVILSSQIIQAIYDSSDQGAEVSLQPVAQNSL, encoded by the coding sequence ATGAACAAAATTACAATTGCCGTGATTGGCTGCGGCACGATTGCGAACAGTGCCCATATCCCCGCCTACATGGCCAACGAAGATGCCGAGATCAAATATTTCTGCGATATCTTGAAGGACCGGGCCGATGCCGCCGTCGCCAAATACGAATGCGGCCAAGCCATCGAAGATTACAACCAGATCCTGAACGACCCTGAGGTCGACGCGGTATCGATCTGTACGCCGAATGACGTCCATGCTTCCATCGCCATCGATTGCTTGCGGGCAGGAAAGCATGTATTATGCGAAAAACCGGCAGCCCGCACCTACGCGGAAGCGCTGGAGATGCAGAAGGTTCAGCACGAAACGGGCAAAACGCTCAATATCGGGGTGGTCAACCGTTACAATGAAAGCGTAAACAGAATCAGAAAAATGATCCAAAACGGCGATCTTGGCGAGCTGTATCACGTTTATGCCAGCTTCCGTTCCCATCGCTCGATCCCGGGTCTCGGCGGCGCCTTCACGACCAAAGCCATTGCCGGCGGCGGCGCGCTGATCGATTGGGGCGTTCACTTCCTCGATGTCGTGATGTACTGTACGGGCGATCCGAAGCCGAAGACCGTCTCCGGTCAGGCTTATTGCAAGCTGGGCAAAGACATGGAGAATTACACCTTCCTCAAAATGTGGGCAGGTCCGCCGAAATATGACGGCACGTATGACGTCGACGATTTTGTCACGGCCCTCGTCCGCACGGAAGGCCCGACCATTTCCCTGAACGGCGCATGGGCGCAAAATATCGGCGCCGAAGAAATGTTCATCGACTTCCTCGGCGACAAAGGCGGCATCCGGCTGAAATACGGCGCGGACTTCACCTTCTACACCACGGAGGACGGCGCATTGATCGAAACCACGCCGAAATTCAATCTCGGCAGCATGTTCCAGAATGAGATCGACGGATTCATCCGCTGCATTCAAACCGGGGAGAAACAGCCTTCGCATATCGATACGGTCATCCTCTCCTCCCAGATCATCCAGGCGATTTACGACTCGTCCGACCAAGGCGCGGAGGTTTCGCTTCAGCCCGTTGCCCAGAACAGCCTATAA
- a CDS encoding ABC transporter permease yields MASYLRAVSAEWLKLSKSKLWPQIFLCAVLVMLLGILNGKPEELAPWEYLISIMIILHAMLLLPILTGIFSAMVCRYEHSGGGWKQLLVLPVSRGAVYFAKFSVVAMLLAVVQLLFMGAVLGAGLIHKVDAPIPWEMLLRCLLGGWVACLPLAALQLGVSTAWSSFAAPLALNVVFTIPNMLVANSQTYAPYYPWTQPFLAMMPAGQADFGAFNLPFESLMTVVVGGFLLFFLAGFVYFQRKEV; encoded by the coding sequence ATGGCATCCTATCTAAGAGCGGTATCCGCAGAGTGGCTTAAGCTGTCGAAATCGAAGCTGTGGCCGCAAATCTTCCTGTGCGCGGTCCTGGTCATGCTGCTAGGCATATTAAACGGAAAGCCTGAGGAGCTGGCGCCTTGGGAATATCTGATCAGCATTATGATCATTCTGCATGCCATGCTGCTGCTCCCGATTCTGACGGGGATATTCAGTGCCATGGTATGCCGGTATGAGCATTCGGGCGGGGGATGGAAACAGCTGCTCGTCCTGCCGGTTTCACGCGGCGCCGTCTATTTTGCGAAATTCTCGGTGGTAGCCATGCTGCTGGCCGTCGTCCAGTTACTGTTCATGGGCGCCGTGCTGGGAGCCGGTTTGATCCACAAGGTGGATGCTCCGATTCCGTGGGAAATGCTGCTGCGCTGCCTGCTTGGCGGTTGGGTCGCCTGCTTGCCGCTTGCCGCGCTGCAGCTTGGAGTCTCAACGGCCTGGAGCAGCTTTGCCGCTCCGCTGGCATTGAACGTCGTTTTCACCATACCGAACATGCTGGTAGCCAACTCGCAGACGTATGCCCCTTACTATCCGTGGACGCAGCCGTTTCTGGCGATGATGCCCGCGGGTCAAGCCGATTTCGGTGCATTCAACCTGCCGTTCGAAAGCCTCATGACCGTCGTGGTGGGAGGGTTTCTACTGTTCTTTCTCGCGGGCTTCGTCTATTTTCAGCGGAAAGAAGTGTAA
- a CDS encoding Gfo/Idh/MocA family protein encodes MKKIGFIDLHLDQFHANKYPGWIEQASEHAMKVMYAYGKRDKENGLTNAAWSKEFGIELLPTIEEVVERSDYLIVLSPDNPEFHEELSQLPLQSGKPTYIDKTFAPDRETAIRLFDLAAKHGTPMYSTSALRFASEYRELDRSDIQTISSWGPGAFANYSIHQIEPIVSLMGTSPKRVMYIGTPDSPALLIDFGNGQQATVNHLGDNCPFTLGIKNGDGGFKQVTANSNFFALFIENLVNFFETGEPAVNPAETVAVITIIEYGLKAADTPYVWVDLPQ; translated from the coding sequence ATGAAAAAAATCGGATTCATCGACCTGCATTTGGACCAGTTCCACGCGAACAAATATCCCGGGTGGATTGAGCAGGCATCGGAACATGCCATGAAGGTCATGTACGCCTACGGCAAGAGAGACAAAGAGAACGGGCTCACGAACGCCGCCTGGAGCAAGGAGTTTGGAATTGAGCTGCTGCCCACGATCGAAGAGGTGGTGGAGCGCAGCGATTACCTGATCGTGCTGTCCCCGGACAATCCGGAATTCCATGAGGAGCTGTCCCAGCTGCCGCTGCAATCCGGCAAGCCGACCTATATCGATAAAACGTTCGCGCCTGACCGCGAAACGGCCATCCGCCTGTTCGACCTGGCGGCAAAGCACGGAACGCCGATGTATTCGACGTCCGCCCTCCGTTTTGCCAGCGAATACCGTGAGCTGGACCGAAGCGATATTCAAACGATCAGCAGCTGGGGACCGGGCGCCTTCGCCAATTATTCGATTCATCAAATCGAGCCGATCGTCAGCCTGATGGGGACCAGCCCGAAGCGGGTGATGTACATCGGAACGCCTGACTCCCCTGCCCTGCTGATCGATTTCGGGAACGGACAGCAAGCCACCGTGAATCATCTCGGGGATAATTGTCCGTTTACCTTGGGGATAAAAAATGGCGACGGGGGCTTCAAGCAGGTCACCGCGAATTCGAATTTCTTCGCCTTGTTCATCGAGAATCTGGTGAATTTCTTCGAAACGGGCGAGCCTGCCGTCAACCCGGCAGAAACGGTCGCCGTCATCACGATTATCGAGTATGGATTGAAGGCGGCCGACACCCCTTATGTGTGGGTGGATTTGCCTCAATAG
- a CDS encoding alpha/beta fold hydrolase has translation MDLHYEVHGNGKPIVLVHSGGADLRDWSYLVPLLAEHFCVIAFDGRGAGRSPSPAQPPNFVEDLLSLLDHLDIPQAAIVGHSMGGRIATEFAIHYPERVSELIVIAPALSGFPYSEEMQTYMLGVSAAAPDIEKMIELCIEPPSYEITRNRAERELMVQMLRHHFERTFTWSTFDSVWPEPPAMDRLQDISARTLFIIGDHELTDNQQVGEQFRRVPGIRFATIAGADHMVTLTHPEELSLHITPFVKE, from the coding sequence TTGGATCTGCACTATGAAGTTCATGGAAACGGTAAGCCTATCGTCCTTGTTCACAGCGGTGGAGCCGATCTGCGGGACTGGAGTTATCTTGTCCCTCTTTTAGCGGAGCATTTTTGCGTCATTGCCTTTGACGGTCGCGGAGCCGGACGCTCTCCCTCTCCCGCTCAGCCGCCGAATTTTGTTGAAGACTTGTTATCTCTTCTTGATCATCTGGATATTCCGCAAGCTGCGATTGTCGGTCATTCTATGGGCGGCCGGATTGCCACGGAGTTCGCGATCCATTATCCTGAAAGGGTATCGGAACTGATTGTCATAGCGCCCGCCCTGTCCGGCTTCCCTTATTCTGAGGAAATGCAAACCTACATGCTCGGGGTAAGCGCCGCTGCCCCTGATATCGAGAAAATGATCGAGTTGTGCATTGAGCCGCCTTCTTATGAAATTACAAGGAACCGCGCCGAGCGGGAGCTGATGGTCCAAATGCTTCGCCACCATTTCGAGCGGACGTTTACCTGGTCCACCTTTGACTCGGTTTGGCCAGAGCCGCCGGCGATGGATCGATTACAGGATATCTCGGCCAGAACGCTGTTCATCATAGGAGATCATGAACTGACCGATAACCAGCAGGTAGGAGAACAATTTCGAAGGGTTCCAGGCATTCGATTTGCCACCATCGCGGGAGCGGATCACATGGTCACGCTAACGCATCCGGAGGAGTTATCCCTTCATATCACCCCATTCGTAAAGGAATGA
- a CDS encoding AraC family transcriptional regulator, translating to MAIHWLEPDIAECTRRGIAYFTSELEMANGLPCKMYRITEKFGSLSDHMHDYLQIWYVSKGEFIHTLYGQKYRMVQGNIFVLPPYSVHRVEMVPGKELEVLGCEFMPAFINERLEGMPDEPQLFDLSFIKPFVTTEDRVPLKITLTGGSDLVVKELLTEMLNEFGGRGPFFDILLKANLLKLLAIVNREHAEQSKHISVTAGSAPYREPILESVQYIHDHFDQPLWLEDLCARTMMSRTSFCRRFKEVTGWTFSQYLANYRIRMAMRLLTEPELTVTDVCFKVGFNELPYFCRIFKKYTGTTPAYYKKNAFKTVD from the coding sequence ATGGCTATTCACTGGCTGGAACCGGATATCGCCGAATGCACCCGAAGAGGAATCGCCTACTTTACGTCGGAGCTGGAGATGGCGAATGGCCTGCCCTGCAAAATGTACCGCATTACCGAGAAGTTCGGGAGTTTATCCGATCATATGCATGACTATCTTCAAATCTGGTATGTCAGCAAAGGCGAATTCATCCATACGCTCTATGGCCAAAAATACCGGATGGTCCAGGGCAATATATTCGTGCTCCCTCCTTACAGCGTCCATCGCGTGGAGATGGTCCCCGGGAAAGAACTGGAGGTGCTCGGGTGCGAATTCATGCCGGCCTTCATTAACGAACGATTGGAGGGAATGCCGGACGAGCCGCAGCTGTTCGACCTTTCCTTCATCAAGCCTTTTGTCACGACCGAAGACCGCGTCCCGCTCAAAATCACCTTGACCGGCGGCAGTGACCTAGTCGTTAAGGAACTCCTGACCGAAATGCTGAACGAGTTCGGAGGCCGGGGCCCCTTCTTCGATATTCTGCTGAAGGCCAATCTGCTGAAGCTGCTGGCGATCGTGAACCGCGAGCATGCCGAGCAAAGCAAGCATATATCGGTAACCGCGGGCAGCGCCCCGTATCGGGAGCCCATATTGGAATCCGTTCAATATATCCACGACCACTTCGATCAGCCCCTGTGGCTGGAGGATCTCTGCGCGCGGACGATGATGTCCCGGACGAGCTTTTGCCGACGTTTCAAGGAAGTGACAGGCTGGACCTTCAGCCAGTACTTGGCCAATTATCGGATACGAATGGCAATGCGGCTGCTGACGGAGCCCGAGCTGACGGTAACCGACGTGTGCTTCAAGGTCGGGTTTAACGAGCTTCCCTACTTCTGCCGCATTTTCAAAAAATACACGGGAACGACCCCCGCTTATTATAAAAAGAACGCTTTTAAAACCGTGGACTAG
- a CDS encoding TetR/AcrR family transcriptional regulator: MPRSPIENERIRQMAKEKILETAMDLFIHQGYHATSISDVAKKAGTSKGLLYNYFSGKEGLLAAMVEERIASVAEVMENSASLQAPADQLKYILEQAIDNVYQQPEVFRFYLHLQTQPEADQELFPYSKRLVEEAARQFEIQCRIFESLGVPEPRKRSLYFSSTLQGIMLMISTYPLHFPIEEVKEQMLKEFCP; encoded by the coding sequence ATGCCACGCTCACCCATCGAGAACGAACGCATACGCCAGATGGCAAAAGAGAAGATTTTGGAAACTGCCATGGATTTGTTTATCCATCAGGGGTACCATGCCACTTCCATTAGCGATGTAGCCAAGAAAGCCGGTACATCCAAAGGGCTGCTCTATAATTATTTTTCAGGCAAGGAAGGACTTCTTGCCGCTATGGTCGAGGAGCGAATCGCAAGCGTTGCCGAAGTTATGGAGAATTCCGCTTCACTCCAAGCACCAGCGGATCAGCTGAAATATATTTTGGAGCAAGCCATCGACAACGTCTATCAGCAGCCGGAGGTATTCCGTTTTTACTTGCATCTTCAAACACAGCCCGAAGCGGATCAAGAGCTGTTTCCCTACAGCAAGCGTCTTGTGGAAGAGGCTGCACGGCAATTTGAGATTCAATGCCGCATATTCGAAAGTCTCGGAGTACCCGAGCCGCGCAAGCGCTCCTTGTACTTTTCTTCTACCCTTCAGGGCATCATGCTGATGATATCCACCTATCCCCTGCACTTCCCCATTGAAGAAGTGAAGGAGCAGATGCTGAAGGAGTTTTGCCCGTAA
- a CDS encoding DUF4362 domain-containing protein, which yields MGIMREYKLANRGTVLLWVMVLTMLLTGCGLGKDGDVKRSSETGERAITSGMEEDSQLQDYVTIHRGQGFGKVSSGIFGTLDSVKDVEVFDEAIRTAVRMQGIMDVREPDYDAVIHLDGESTSIHLWLEPDSKRGMFTYITDTGTGYTLTEQLTAQLTELIDQLRYTPEQAKKNGDVVFSLDGLIANREAWDQFVKQVEEKQPASVQLTLYTIEGSPIFHDLEHGYQGEFIRHRLDTTHDPLGKPVKSVEFCKELVAEQTEQGIEYRLNGCGEGRDQESDIFHMLFPVEEAIHNR from the coding sequence ATGGGGATCATGAGGGAATATAAGCTGGCGAATAGGGGAACGGTCTTGCTATGGGTGATGGTTTTGACGATGCTGCTGACAGGCTGCGGTCTCGGTAAGGATGGGGATGTGAAGAGGTCTTCCGAAACAGGGGAACGAGCCATAACTTCAGGAATGGAGGAGGATAGCCAACTCCAAGATTATGTAACGATCCACCGCGGTCAGGGGTTCGGTAAAGTCAGTTCGGGTATTTTCGGAACGCTGGATAGCGTGAAGGACGTTGAGGTGTTCGATGAAGCCATCCGGACAGCGGTGAGGATGCAGGGAATCATGGATGTAAGAGAACCGGATTATGATGCGGTGATTCACCTTGACGGGGAGAGCACATCCATTCATCTATGGCTAGAACCCGACAGTAAACGTGGAATGTTTACCTATATAACGGATACCGGCACAGGATATACGTTGACCGAGCAGTTGACAGCCCAGCTCACGGAATTGATCGATCAATTGCGATATACGCCTGAGCAGGCCAAGAAGAATGGGGATGTTGTATTTAGTTTAGATGGGTTGATTGCCAACCGGGAGGCATGGGATCAATTCGTGAAGCAAGTGGAGGAGAAGCAGCCAGCTTCTGTACAGCTGACGCTGTATACAATAGAGGGCAGCCCCATTTTTCATGATTTGGAGCATGGTTACCAAGGCGAGTTCATCCGGCATCGGCTCGATACTACGCATGACCCGCTGGGGAAGCCGGTAAAATCCGTCGAATTCTGCAAGGAGCTGGTAGCGGAGCAGACGGAACAGGGAATCGAATACCGACTGAACGGGTGCGGTGAGGGGCGTGACCAAGAGAGCGATATTTTCCACATGCTGTTTCCTGTAGAAGAGGCAATTCATAATAGATAA
- a CDS encoding response regulator transcription factor has translation MSACILYIEDDREIGGWVSEFLRDKGYEVRWLLSGEQAVQEAAPCAVVVLDVMLPGLDGFTVGQRLKKAYPGLPMLMLSARTSIDDKLQGLEFADDYLTKPFHPDELAARLEVLLRRSVVKSAEPIRVKHLSVYEDENRIVNEDTGEETLLTGKQHQIFMYLLQHQGRVMTKEQIYESVWGESYIEGDKTLMVHIRYLREKLERDPANPEIIETVRGLGYRVRA, from the coding sequence ATGAGCGCATGCATTCTATATATTGAGGATGACCGGGAGATCGGCGGATGGGTCAGCGAATTTCTCAGGGACAAGGGATACGAGGTGCGGTGGCTGCTGAGCGGAGAACAGGCCGTACAGGAAGCGGCTCCGTGCGCGGTCGTTGTTCTGGACGTCATGCTTCCGGGGCTGGACGGCTTTACGGTCGGGCAGCGTCTCAAAAAGGCCTATCCCGGACTGCCCATGCTGATGCTGTCGGCGCGAACCTCCATTGACGATAAGCTGCAGGGGCTTGAGTTCGCCGACGATTACCTGACAAAGCCTTTTCACCCGGACGAGCTGGCTGCCCGTCTCGAGGTGCTTCTGCGACGGTCTGTCGTGAAATCCGCGGAGCCCATCCGAGTGAAGCACTTATCGGTATATGAAGACGAGAATCGGATCGTGAACGAGGATACCGGCGAGGAGACGCTGCTGACCGGCAAACAGCATCAAATCTTTATGTATCTGCTCCAGCACCAGGGGCGTGTCATGACCAAGGAGCAAATATACGAGTCGGTCTGGGGAGAATCATATATCGAAGGGGACAAGACGCTGATGGTCCACATCCGGTATCTCCGGGAGAAGCTCGAGCGGGACCCCGCCAACCCGGAGATTATTGAGACCGTTCGCGGGCTTGGCTACCGGGTGAGAGCATGA
- a CDS encoding sensor histidine kinase translates to MRWKRKKGRFRNSLTNRYLLLILMAMIFMPIMFPLASIFYWFVNDTFSDRPPAPAGKYTSGAALERMWHEEAAGLSGASPEAIEQKLNSIRQEYPEISMFWVDGGNKTRLQLPVQPNLPEVWSAPYTVQFMKNSLDSDPFTSVAFIGGEGSGEGFMVMQLPRKYLNVQQPIASETALYGLFTASMSGLFILVSWLFFVRIRKRLLRLRSAMTSSHATTGIPQPVTLTKYDEIGQLEEGYNDMVIQLEEGQRRQREEEELRKSLIANLSHDLRTPLTVIRSHIFSMEREPLSPKGKESLSLIESKIADLGGLIDNLLSYNLLTSGRVQLNMESADVLRIVKESAAAWYPVWEKAGIEPDIQVRDEPLHWNVDVLWFRRLLDNLFQNVARHARSGQYIGIHTEEREGFEGVLVISDHGPGIESDSGNKGTGIGLAIVDHLTREMGLESHVESSEEGTRIRIWKR, encoded by the coding sequence ATGAGATGGAAAAGGAAGAAGGGAAGGTTCCGCAATTCGCTGACCAACCGGTATTTGCTGCTGATTTTGATGGCCATGATTTTCATGCCGATCATGTTTCCGTTAGCGTCGATTTTTTACTGGTTCGTGAACGATACCTTCTCGGATCGGCCGCCGGCCCCGGCCGGGAAATATACCAGCGGTGCCGCGTTAGAGAGAATGTGGCACGAGGAAGCAGCCGGATTAAGCGGAGCTTCGCCGGAGGCCATTGAGCAGAAGCTGAATTCGATACGGCAGGAGTATCCGGAGATCTCCATGTTCTGGGTGGATGGCGGCAATAAGACCAGGCTGCAGCTGCCGGTGCAGCCTAACCTGCCCGAGGTATGGAGCGCGCCCTATACCGTGCAATTTATGAAAAACTCCCTGGATAGCGACCCGTTCACCTCCGTGGCTTTTATCGGGGGAGAGGGATCGGGAGAAGGCTTCATGGTCATGCAGCTGCCGAGAAAATACCTTAATGTCCAGCAGCCCATTGCGAGTGAGACGGCGCTGTACGGGCTGTTCACGGCGTCGATGTCCGGCCTGTTCATTCTGGTCTCCTGGCTGTTCTTCGTGCGTATACGCAAGCGGCTGCTGCGGCTTCGTTCGGCCATGACGTCGTCCCATGCGACGACGGGCATACCGCAGCCGGTTACGTTAACCAAGTATGACGAGATTGGACAGCTGGAAGAGGGCTATAACGATATGGTCATCCAGTTGGAAGAGGGGCAGCGCCGCCAGCGCGAGGAAGAAGAGCTGCGCAAATCCCTGATCGCCAATCTGTCCCATGATCTCAGAACCCCGCTGACGGTGATTCGAAGCCATATTTTCTCCATGGAAAGGGAGCCGCTGAGCCCGAAGGGGAAAGAATCGCTGTCACTCATTGAATCGAAAATCGCCGATTTGGGCGGACTGATCGACAATCTGCTGTCCTACAACTTGCTGACCAGCGGCAGAGTGCAGCTGAACATGGAATCTGCAGACGTGCTGCGAATCGTCAAGGAAAGCGCCGCAGCCTGGTATCCGGTATGGGAGAAGGCGGGAATCGAGCCTGACATCCAGGTGCGAGACGAGCCGCTCCACTGGAACGTAGACGTGCTGTGGTTCCGGAGGCTCCTCGATAATCTGTTCCAAAATGTCGCTCGCCACGCCCGATCCGGGCAGTACATCGGCATTCATACCGAGGAGAGGGAAGGATTTGAGGGCGTCCTCGTCATTTCGGACCATGGACCGGGGATCGAAAGCGATTCCGGCAACAAAGGCACGGGCATCGGCCTGGCCATCGTGGACCACCTGACCAGGGAGATGGGGCTGGAAAGCCATGTGGAAAGCTCGGAGGAGGGAACGAGGATCCGCATCTGGAAGCGTTGA
- a CDS encoding ABC transporter permease produces MMFRALSADWLKIRGKGIWFLAALGPVGLAAMQGLNFGLRYDYLMKSYAADPWGGLLENVLFFVPIALFLGITLVCSLMANVEHQLSSWKQLLALPISRTAVFSAKFVQAFLILCVSCFLLSISTAVLGIILGMGADQMPYVDLLRIGFVQLFAALPMLAFQLWTSLTLKNQGIAVGIGITASVVSMFALQFPDWMPLKWPLLAYMGPGEARVIGAGLLLGAVIACAGLIHFNRKDVD; encoded by the coding sequence ATGATGTTCCGTGCGCTTTCCGCCGATTGGCTGAAGATCCGGGGCAAAGGCATCTGGTTTCTCGCTGCGCTCGGTCCCGTCGGGCTGGCAGCGATGCAAGGGCTGAACTTCGGACTTCGATACGATTACCTGATGAAATCCTACGCGGCGGATCCTTGGGGCGGGCTGCTGGAGAACGTGCTCTTCTTTGTGCCGATTGCCCTGTTCCTCGGGATCACGCTGGTCTGCTCGCTGATGGCCAACGTGGAGCATCAGCTGAGCTCGTGGAAGCAGCTACTGGCACTGCCTATATCCAGAACGGCGGTATTCAGTGCCAAGTTCGTGCAGGCCTTCCTGATTCTCTGCGTATCCTGTTTTCTTCTGTCGATCAGCACCGCCGTACTCGGCATCATACTGGGGATGGGGGCAGATCAAATGCCGTATGTCGATCTGCTGCGCATTGGCTTTGTGCAGTTATTCGCGGCGCTTCCCATGCTGGCCTTTCAGCTGTGGACGTCTTTGACGCTTAAGAACCAGGGGATCGCGGTCGGAATCGGGATTACCGCCTCGGTCGTGTCGATGTTCGCCCTGCAGTTTCCTGATTGGATGCCGCTAAAATGGCCGCTGCTGGCTTACATGGGGCCGGGAGAAGCCCGCGTCATCGGAGCGGGTTTGCTGCTGGGCGCGGTGATCGCATGCGCTGGCCTGATTCATTTTAACCGAAAGGATGTGGACTAA
- a CDS encoding ABC transporter ATP-binding protein, whose protein sequence is MNVTELVIQTKGLYKIYKKRAAVVDLNLEIARGDIYGFLGPNGAGKTTTIRMLLGLIQPTRGAIHLFGKDLKSEKMDILRRTGSLVEYPSYYGHLTAVENLEAIRRITGGPKSRIAEVLEIVSLTKEAKRPVKGYSLGMKQRLGIAAALLNNPELLILDEPTNGLDPSGIHEIRELIKNMPRQYGITVLVSSHLLGEVEQMADKVGIIREGRMVFQDTIDNLVSTASSGFRLSVSEPEAALGLALDLGCEGVLRNQMLELESMQDAKIALLVKRLVENQHAVYRVEEQRRSLEDIFMQIVGEGSRV, encoded by the coding sequence ATGAACGTGACGGAACTCGTCATTCAAACAAAAGGCTTATATAAAATATACAAAAAGCGCGCAGCGGTCGTGGATTTGAACCTGGAGATCGCCCGCGGCGACATTTACGGCTTCCTCGGCCCGAACGGCGCCGGGAAAACAACGACCATCCGCATGCTGCTGGGACTCATTCAACCGACGCGTGGCGCGATTCATTTATTCGGCAAGGATTTAAAGAGCGAAAAAATGGACATTTTGCGCCGGACCGGATCGCTCGTGGAGTACCCATCGTATTACGGCCACTTGACGGCCGTAGAGAATTTGGAAGCGATCCGCCGGATTACCGGCGGCCCGAAATCCCGCATCGCGGAAGTGCTGGAGATCGTCTCCTTGACGAAGGAGGCCAAGCGCCCGGTTAAGGGATACTCGCTTGGGATGAAGCAGCGTCTTGGCATCGCGGCCGCCCTGCTGAACAATCCGGAGCTGCTCATTCTGGACGAGCCGACCAACGGCCTGGATCCGTCCGGCATCCATGAAATCCGGGAGCTGATCAAGAATATGCCGCGCCAATACGGCATTACCGTGCTGGTATCCAGTCACCTGCTGGGCGAGGTCGAGCAGATGGCGGACAAAGTCGGCATTATCCGCGAAGGAAGGATGGTGTTCCAGGATACGATCGACAATCTGGTATCCACGGCGTCCAGCGGTTTCCGCTTATCGGTATCCGAGCCAGAGGCAGCGCTTGGACTAGCCCTAGACTTAGGCTGCGAAGGCGTCCTGCGGAACCAGATGCTGGAGCTGGAGAGCATGCAGGATGCCAAAATCGCGCTGCTCGTGAAGCGCCTGGTGGAGAACCAGCATGCGGTATACCGGGTGGAAGAGCAGCGGAGGTCGCTGGAGGATATCTTCATGCAGATCGTAGGGGAGGGAAGCCGGGTATGA